In Frondihabitans sp. PAMC 28766, a genomic segment contains:
- a CDS encoding endonuclease domain-containing protein has protein sequence MHWNDDRHDTTWCWRVSVERCLRQVLRWHDTETAVAVVDTALTTGLIDEAGVRALCQGPSTSLASDLARCAAGAQSGVESIARQRLERIGLAVRRQPEVPGVGHVDLGITGTMIYVEVDGYEFHKSPEQFAEDRRRDAEARSRGFVPLRFTAVQVRDDWPWVERMILDSVSKYGRSDIRGR, from the coding sequence ATGCACTGGAACGACGATCGCCACGACACGACATGGTGCTGGCGGGTGTCTGTGGAACGTTGCCTTCGACAGGTGCTGCGCTGGCACGACACCGAGACGGCCGTGGCGGTCGTGGACACCGCGCTCACCACGGGGCTGATCGACGAGGCAGGCGTACGGGCCCTGTGTCAGGGCCCGTCGACATCGCTGGCGAGCGACCTGGCGCGGTGCGCTGCGGGCGCACAGTCCGGCGTGGAGTCGATCGCCCGGCAGAGGCTGGAGCGCATCGGTCTCGCGGTGCGGCGTCAACCCGAAGTTCCCGGCGTCGGCCACGTCGATCTCGGCATCACCGGCACGATGATCTACGTCGAGGTCGACGGATACGAGTTCCACAAGAGCCCCGAGCAGTTCGCGGAGGACCGACGCCGCGATGCGGAGGCGCGATCTCGAGGATTCGTGCCGTTGCGTTTCACCGCGGTGCAGGTGCGCGACGATTGGCCGTGGGTGGAGCGGATGATTCTGGACTCCGTGTCGAAGTACGGGAGGAGTGACATCAGGGGGAGGTAG
- a CDS encoding NAD(P)H-quinone dehydrogenase — translation MTYEFERKQRLAILGGGPGGFEAALSGAQLGADVTLVERVGVGGSAVITDVVPSKTLIATAEATNAIGEAADLGVQFFTRGENGRPVRPQIAVNLKAVNDRLLRLARQQSEDMRAQLTRARVRIVQGEGRLDGPSRIVVSTGHGRGATTFDEIEADTVVVSVGARPRELDTAKPDGQRILTWTQLYTLDTVPEHLIVVGSGVTGAEFASAYTALGSHVTLISSRDQVLPGEDADAARVIEDVFTRNGMDVLELARAATVERTADGVVAALTDGRRIEGSHCLMAVGSIPNTEGIGLEEAGIQLTATGHVRVNRVARTSVPNVYAAGDCSDFLPLASVASMQGRTAVFHAMGDAVTPIELRNVTSNIFTQPEIATVGWTQKQIEDGIAQGEIYKMPLASNPRAKMMGIRDGFVKIFARTGSGTVIGGVIVAPKASELVFPLALAVEHRLTVDQVARAFTVYPSLSGSIADAARAMHIVN, via the coding sequence ATGACCTACGAGTTCGAGCGCAAGCAGCGGCTGGCCATCCTCGGCGGCGGCCCGGGCGGCTTCGAAGCGGCCCTCAGCGGCGCACAGCTCGGCGCGGACGTGACGCTCGTCGAGAGGGTGGGCGTCGGCGGGTCGGCAGTCATCACCGACGTCGTGCCGTCGAAGACCCTCATCGCGACCGCCGAGGCGACGAACGCGATCGGCGAGGCCGCCGACCTCGGCGTGCAGTTCTTCACCCGGGGCGAGAACGGGCGGCCCGTGCGCCCGCAGATCGCGGTCAACCTCAAGGCCGTCAACGATCGGCTGCTGCGGTTGGCGCGCCAGCAGTCCGAAGACATGCGGGCGCAGCTCACCCGTGCCCGCGTGCGCATCGTGCAGGGGGAGGGGCGTCTCGACGGGCCCAGCCGCATCGTGGTGTCCACCGGTCACGGCAGGGGAGCAACCACCTTCGACGAGATCGAGGCCGACACCGTCGTCGTCAGTGTCGGTGCCCGCCCGCGAGAGCTCGACACGGCGAAGCCCGACGGCCAGCGCATCCTGACCTGGACCCAGCTCTACACGCTCGACACCGTGCCCGAGCACCTCATCGTGGTCGGCTCCGGTGTCACCGGCGCCGAGTTCGCCAGCGCCTACACGGCCCTCGGCTCGCACGTGACGCTCATCTCGAGCCGCGACCAGGTGCTGCCCGGCGAAGACGCCGACGCCGCCCGCGTCATCGAAGACGTCTTCACCCGCAACGGCATGGACGTGCTCGAGCTGGCCCGCGCCGCCACCGTCGAGCGGACCGCCGACGGTGTCGTCGCCGCCCTGACCGATGGGCGCAGGATCGAGGGTTCGCACTGTCTCATGGCCGTCGGCTCCATCCCGAACACCGAAGGCATCGGCCTGGAGGAGGCCGGCATCCAGCTGACAGCCACGGGTCACGTCCGCGTGAACCGAGTTGCTCGCACCTCGGTGCCCAACGTCTACGCGGCCGGCGACTGCTCCGACTTCCTGCCCCTCGCCTCCGTCGCGTCGATGCAGGGCCGCACGGCCGTCTTCCACGCCATGGGCGACGCCGTCACGCCGATCGAACTGCGCAACGTCACGTCGAACATCTTCACGCAGCCCGAGATCGCCACCGTCGGCTGGACGCAGAAGCAGATCGAAGACGGCATCGCCCAGGGCGAGATCTACAAGATGCCGCTCGCCTCGAACCCGCGCGCGAAGATGATGGGCATCCGTGACGGCTTCGTCAAGATCTTCGCCCGCACGGGCTCGGGCACCGTGATCGGCGGCGTGATCGTGGCGCCGAAGGCTTCCGAGCTCGTCTTCCCGCTCGCGCTCGCTGTCGAGCACCGCCTCACCGTCGACCAGGTCGCCCGCGCCTTCACGGTCTACCCGTCGCTCTCCGGCAGCATCGCCGACGCCGCCCGGGCCATGCACATCGTCAACTGA
- a CDS encoding purine-nucleoside phosphorylase, which translates to MHVFEPHPAGSAANPLDDASADPLVVAEQAAADIARLTGVERHDIALTLGSGWGRAAELIGQTIAEVPATSVTGFTASAVSGHTGSIRSVRMPDGRHTLVIGARTHYYEGYGVRRVVHSVRAAAATGATTMVLTNGAGGIRESWHPGTPVLISDHINLTGDSPLEGATFIDLTDLYSRRLRDVARSIDPNLDEGVYVQNRGPHYETPAEVQMAKAIGGHIVGMSTALEAIAARQAGMEVLGFSLITNLAAGISPEPLSHAEVLQAGRDAEPVISELLARVVAAL; encoded by the coding sequence CTGCATGTCTTCGAGCCCCACCCCGCCGGCAGCGCAGCCAATCCCCTGGACGACGCGTCCGCCGACCCGCTCGTCGTGGCCGAGCAGGCCGCCGCCGACATCGCACGCCTCACCGGCGTCGAGCGGCACGACATCGCCCTGACGCTCGGCAGCGGCTGGGGCCGCGCCGCCGAGTTGATCGGCCAGACGATCGCCGAGGTGCCCGCCACGTCGGTGACGGGCTTCACCGCGTCGGCGGTCTCCGGCCACACCGGCTCGATCCGCAGCGTGCGGATGCCCGACGGGCGTCACACTCTCGTGATCGGGGCGCGCACGCACTACTACGAGGGCTACGGGGTGCGACGCGTGGTGCACAGCGTGCGGGCGGCTGCCGCGACCGGTGCCACCACGATGGTGCTGACCAACGGGGCGGGCGGGATCCGCGAGAGCTGGCATCCTGGCACCCCCGTGCTCATCAGCGACCACATCAACCTGACCGGCGACTCGCCGCTCGAGGGCGCGACGTTCATCGACCTCACCGACCTCTACAGCCGGCGCCTGCGCGATGTCGCGCGCTCGATCGATCCGAACCTCGACGAGGGCGTCTACGTGCAGAACCGCGGCCCGCACTACGAGACCCCCGCCGAAGTGCAGATGGCCAAGGCGATCGGCGGCCACATCGTCGGCATGTCGACGGCTCTCGAGGCCATCGCCGCCCGGCAGGCCGGCATGGAGGTGCTCGGGTTCTCGCTCATCACCAACCTCGCGGCCGGCATCTCGCCCGAGCCTCTCAGCCACGCCGAGGTGCTGCAGGCGGGGCGCGACGCCGAGCCGGTCATCAGCGAGCTGTTGGCACGGGTGGTGGCGGCGCTGTGA